The following nucleotide sequence is from Melioribacteraceae bacterium.
GGCACAAGAATATAATACATTATTTACGCTTCATGGCGTCATAATGATTTTCTTGTTTATCATTCCGGGAATTCCCGCCATATTCGGAAACTTTTTTCTTCCCTTACAACTCGGGGCAAAAGACGTTGCTTTTCCTCGATTAAATTTATTATCCTATTGGATTTACTTAATAGGAAGCATCCTTGTAATTTTATCTTTATTTATGCAAGGCGGTCCGATAGATACCGGTTGGACTTTCTATGTGCCATATAGCGTCAGAACTACAACAAGTGTTTCACTTCCGCTTTTTGCCGCATTTGTACTTGGATTCTCATCGATATTAACCGGATTAAATTTTATTGTTACTATTCATAGAATGCGTGCTCCGGGAATGAATTTTTTTAGGATGCCGTTATTTGTTTGGTCAACGTATGCAACTGCGTGGATTCAAGTAATTGCAACTCCGGTTGTTGGTATTACAATTTTACTAGTGATAATAGAACGATCTTTTGGAGTCGGAATTTTTGATCCGGCACTAGGTGGAGACCCGATTCTCTTTCAACATATGTTTTGGATTTATTCTCATCCCGCTGTATATATCATGATACTTCCGGCAATGGGTGTTGTATCGGAAATAATTCCAACTTTTTCTAGAAGGACAATTTTTGGATATACACCAATTGCAATGTCAAGTTTGGCAATTGCTTTTGTCGGATATCTTGTTTGGGCACACCATATGTTCACTAGCGGTATGAGTGATACATCAAGAGTTATCTTTTCATTGCTTACATATATTGTTGCTTTACCGAGCGGTGTTAAAGTCTTTAACTGGGTTGCCACAATGTATAAGGGAAGTATAGATCCGAAACCACCGTTCAATTGGGTTATGTCATTTGTATTCCTATTTTCAATTGGTGGTTTAACCGGTTTGGTATTAGGAAGTATTACTGCTGATATACACGTTCATGATACTTATTTTGTCGTCTCCCATTTTCATTATGTAATGTTCGGTGGTACAGGTACTATAGTTTTTGCCGCGATGTATTACTGGTTTCCAAAGATGTTCGGTAAAATGTATAATATTAAATGGGCGAATCTCAACGCACTGTTTTATTTCATCGCATTTAATACACTGTATTTCCCAAAATTCATAATGGGTTATCAAGGTATGCCAAGAAGGTATTATGATTATTTACCTGAGTTTGCAGATTTACAAATGCTATCAACTATAGGTTCTTGGCTGATGTTTGCAACACTTGTATCAATATTTTTGAATTTATATTTAGCAGTTAAGAAAGGTAAAAAAGCGCATCACAATCCGTGGGGCGGAGTTACATTAGAATGGCATACATCGTCACCACCGCCGCTTTTAAATTTTGATAAAGAAATTACAGTTAATCATGAACCTTATGACTTCAGCCAACTCAAGGAGTTAGATTATGAGTCAAAGTAACACTACCGCTGTTCACCACGTACATAGAGATGATCTCGGTGCAAAAATGGGGATGTGGGTTTTCCTATTTACCGAGGTACTTTTATTCGGCGGTATGTTTTTAGTTTATGCTGTTTATAGATTCCAACACCCGGAGCTATTTAAACTTGCTGCTCTAGAATTAAATACCGCAATGGGTACATTCAATACAATTGTACTGCTTACAAGTTCACTCACAATGGTTTTAGCGATTGTTGCGCTGCAGAAAATGCATAAAAAATTATCATTATTTTATTTAGCTGTAACTATTGGTTTCGCATTTGTGTTTATGGTTGTAAAATATTTTGAATGGTCAGCTAAATTTAGTCATGGTATTTATCCGGGATCCGAAGAACTTCTTAATAAACAAAACGGTGAAATACTATTCTTTGGACTTTACTTTGTGATGACCGGTTTACATGCCCTTCACGTGATTATAGGTGTAGTAATTATTGCATTCTTATATGTATTTATTAAACGCGATAAAATTACTCATGACAATTATGTTAAACTAGAAAACGGTGGACTTTATTGGCACTTAGTAGATTTGATTTGGATTTTCTTATTCCCACTATTCTATTTAATACATTGAGGTTTTGATGGAACATGGAAATACAGAACATAAAGAACATTCACACGGTTATGGAATATATATTCTTGTTTGGCTTGCATTAATTGCATTAACATCAATTACTGTAACTGTAGCCGGTGTTGATTTTGGAAAAATTGCATTACCGATTGCTTTGTTTATTGCTGCGGTTAAATCTATGCTGGTTATTAATTTTTTTATGCATATAAAATATGAAGATGCAATCTTCAAAGTATTCTTGCTTTTAAGCGGCATGACACTCTTGGTAATATTTATTTTAACTTTCTTTGATGTTTTTTATAGGTGAGGTTGATAATGTTTGGATTTTTATCTGGCACAGCTCCGGCATCCACTACTGAGACCGTTGACGATGTAATGCTTTTTATTGTCGCGATTTCCGTAGTATTACTGATTGGGGTTACGGTCGCGATGATATTTTTTGTTTTCAAGTATCATCGAAAGAAAGGACACAAACCGGTTGATATTCATGGAAATTTATGGTTAGAAATTCTTTGGATCGGCATTCCGACAATTCTGGTATTAGCAATGTTTTATTATGGTTATTTAGGATTTAGCAAAATTAGATATATCCCGGAAGATGCATTTGAAATTGAAGTTACTGCCAGAATGTGGGCTTGGGAATTCAATTACCCCAATGGCAAGAAAACTGATTCGTTATATATTCCTGTAGATAAACCTATTAGGTTAACTATGGAATCAGCTGACGTAAACCATTCTCTTTATATCCCGGCTTTTAGAATTAAAGAAGACGTTATTGCCGGTCGAACAACTTATTTATCTTTTACGGCTGAAACAATAGGAAGATACGATATTGCTTGCGCGGAATATTGTGGATTAAAACATTCTATGATGTACAGTGCCGTGATAGCAATGGATGAGCGTGAGTTTGCATCATGGTATGATTCGGATGCGCAAAATGATTCTACTGATATATTGAATGAAGAAGTTCCAATGGCACAATTAACAAATCACTCGTTGTTGGTTGAAAAAGGTTGTATGACTTGTCATACTATCGACGGAACGGAAAAATTAGCTCCATCATTTAAGGGATTAGTCGGCAACAAGAAAATTGTTTTAACCGATGGTGAAGAAAGAGAAATTATTGTTGATGAAGAATATATTCGAAGATCAATCATCGATCCCAATGCCGATATCGTGAAAGGATTTGTTTATGGAATGATGCCGGTACAAACTTATAATCTTAACGATGATGAATTATTAGAAGTTATTGAGAGTATAAAGAGTATAAATTGAGTAATTATTTCGAAACGGTGAAAAACAAAATCAATCCGTTTCTTGAATTAGCAAAAATTAGAATAACTTTTTTTATAGCGATTTCAACAGCAGTAGGGTTTATTCAATTTGCAGGAGAGCTTTCGACAAGAATTATTCTACCGTCAGTCGGTGTTTTAATTTTAGCTTGTGGATCATCTGCAATTAATCATTATCAAGAAATAAATACTGATGCAATGATGGAACGGACAAAAAATCGTCCACTAGCATCGGGAAAGATTTCACCTTTTGCCGGATTAACATTTGCAATCGTTCTTATAATTATTGGAAGTGCATCAATTTATTTTTCATCCGGATATGTGGCTTTAATTTTAGGATGGATTACGCTTCTTTGGTATAATTTATTTTATACTCCATTAAAGAAGAGATATGCATTAGCAGTTGTTCCCGGATCAATTGTTGGGGCTTTACCTCCGGTAATCGGATGGGTGGCAGCGGGCGGTTATTTATGGGATGCTCAAGCTTTAGCTTTAGCGCTTTTCTTCTTTATATGGCAAATTCCTCATTTCTGGTTATTGCTTTTAATATATGGTGAGGATTATGAAAAGGCTGGTTTCCCGACATTAACTAAAATATTTTCTGATGCACAACTGAGCAGAATTACTTATATGTGGATAATAGCTTTGGCTATTAGCAGTTTGCTAATTCCTTTATTTAGCTTTAATGCTAATATTATTACGGCAGTTCTACTGTTAGTCGCCGGTTTTTGGTTAGTATATAAATCAATAAATGTTATTAAAGATTATTTAAACAAGAGAGTTTTTAGAAAAGCATTTTTATTGATAAATGTATATGTGTTGATTGTTGTTATAATTATTTCAGTCGATAAACTTATTTTCAGACAACTTTAAGGAAATGCAGTATGGATTTTCTAAAAAATTTAGCTCTTCCTCAATCTCATGAGCATTTGATATTATTAAAATATTTGCTCGGATTAACTTTCACGTTATTTCTTCCGTATTTATCTTTATTGATTGGGGCGAGCTTTCTTTCTATTATTCTCAAAAAGAAGAGTACAAAAGAGAACGATGGCAAGTATATACGTTATGCTCGGGATTTAATAAATATAGTCACTTTTAATAGAAGTGTTGTGTACGCTTTAGGTATTGTTCCTCTACTAAGTACATTGTTTTGTTACTTACAGCTTTTACAGAATTCTTCCTCAAGTGTCTTGACTTTGGTTTTATTGTCGTCAGCTTCATTTATAATCGGTATAATTCTGATTTATTCTTACAAGCACAGTTTTAACTTAAAAACCATTTTCGAATACGTTCAAACAAAGCAAATAAGTTTTGATGAATCCGACACAAAAGAAACTTTTGAAAGTTACGGTAACGATGCCAGACATAAGTTTGAAAAAACAGATTTATGGAGTTTGATATTTTTCTCATTAGCTGCTTTCCTCTTTATTGGTGCAATCGCCCAGGCATCTAATTCTGAACTGTGGGGAAGTGATTATTCTATTATCGCATCATTATTTTCAGTAAAGAGCTTATCCTATTTAATTTACTTTTTTATCTTATCTGTAGCGGTAACATTAATTGCCGGATTATTTTATACATATAAATATAAACAAGATGAACAGGCTGATTCAGAATATGTGAGTTTTGTACGTGAGTATTCGATAAATCTTTCATTAGTTTTGACGATTATTCTGCCGGTATTTGTTTTATTTACAATGTTCTTTACACCACCGGGTTCTTTAGCTTACTTTGGGTTTATCTCGATTTTGTTAATG
It contains:
- a CDS encoding cbb3-type cytochrome c oxidase subunit I is translated as MADANAHVASKSFFEEGTTKSSKGIRSWLFSTDHKRIGLMYLVTITAFFFVGALFGVLMRLELMSPGETIMGAQEYNTLFTLHGVIMIFLFIIPGIPAIFGNFFLPLQLGAKDVAFPRLNLLSYWIYLIGSILVILSLFMQGGPIDTGWTFYVPYSVRTTTSVSLPLFAAFVLGFSSILTGLNFIVTIHRMRAPGMNFFRMPLFVWSTYATAWIQVIATPVVGITILLVIIERSFGVGIFDPALGGDPILFQHMFWIYSHPAVYIMILPAMGVVSEIIPTFSRRTIFGYTPIAMSSLAIAFVGYLVWAHHMFTSGMSDTSRVIFSLLTYIVALPSGVKVFNWVATMYKGSIDPKPPFNWVMSFVFLFSIGGLTGLVLGSITADIHVHDTYFVVSHFHYVMFGGTGTIVFAAMYYWFPKMFGKMYNIKWANLNALFYFIAFNTLYFPKFIMGYQGMPRRYYDYLPEFADLQMLSTIGSWLMFATLVSIFLNLYLAVKKGKKAHHNPWGGVTLEWHTSSPPPLLNFDKEITVNHEPYDFSQLKELDYESK
- a CDS encoding cytochrome c oxidase subunit 3 family protein; the protein is MSQSNTTAVHHVHRDDLGAKMGMWVFLFTEVLLFGGMFLVYAVYRFQHPELFKLAALELNTAMGTFNTIVLLTSSLTMVLAIVALQKMHKKLSLFYLAVTIGFAFVFMVVKYFEWSAKFSHGIYPGSEELLNKQNGEILFFGLYFVMTGLHALHVIIGVVIIAFLYVFIKRDKITHDNYVKLENGGLYWHLVDLIWIFLFPLFYLIH
- a CDS encoding cytochrome C oxidase subunit IV family protein — its product is MEHGNTEHKEHSHGYGIYILVWLALIALTSITVTVAGVDFGKIALPIALFIAAVKSMLVINFFMHIKYEDAIFKVFLLLSGMTLLVIFILTFFDVFYR
- the coxB gene encoding cytochrome c oxidase subunit II, which translates into the protein MFGFLSGTAPASTTETVDDVMLFIVAISVVLLIGVTVAMIFFVFKYHRKKGHKPVDIHGNLWLEILWIGIPTILVLAMFYYGYLGFSKIRYIPEDAFEIEVTARMWAWEFNYPNGKKTDSLYIPVDKPIRLTMESADVNHSLYIPAFRIKEDVIAGRTTYLSFTAETIGRYDIACAEYCGLKHSMMYSAVIAMDEREFASWYDSDAQNDSTDILNEEVPMAQLTNHSLLVEKGCMTCHTIDGTEKLAPSFKGLVGNKKIVLTDGEEREIIVDEEYIRRSIIDPNADIVKGFVYGMMPVQTYNLNDDELLEVIESIKSIN
- a CDS encoding protoheme IX farnesyltransferase, which encodes MSNYFETVKNKINPFLELAKIRITFFIAISTAVGFIQFAGELSTRIILPSVGVLILACGSSAINHYQEINTDAMMERTKNRPLASGKISPFAGLTFAIVLIIIGSASIYFSSGYVALILGWITLLWYNLFYTPLKKRYALAVVPGSIVGALPPVIGWVAAGGYLWDAQALALALFFFIWQIPHFWLLLLIYGEDYEKAGFPTLTKIFSDAQLSRITYMWIIALAISSLLIPLFSFNANIITAVLLLVAGFWLVYKSINVIKDYLNKRVFRKAFLLINVYVLIVVIIISVDKLIFRQL
- a CDS encoding c-type cytochrome; this translates as MDFLKNLALPQSHEHLILLKYLLGLTFTLFLPYLSLLIGASFLSIILKKKSTKENDGKYIRYARDLINIVTFNRSVVYALGIVPLLSTLFCYLQLLQNSSSSVLTLVLLSSASFIIGIILIYSYKHSFNLKTIFEYVQTKQISFDESDTKETFESYGNDARHKFEKTDLWSLIFFSLAAFLFIGAIAQASNSELWGSDYSIIASLFSVKSLSYLIYFFILSVAVTLIAGLFYTYKYKQDEQADSEYVSFVREYSINLSLVLTIILPVFVLFTMFFTPPGSLAYFGFISILLMLISLLLIATLLYVMMKDSKVNYVTTLVVLVIFVFIFSNAKDQIAFSTASKQHLAGLEAEFIKYEEDFKASLGLSTVTISGEDIYNGKCIACHQFDKVLVGPPYKEILPKYDGDKEGLVQFILNPVKVDPNYPAMPNQGLKPNEAKAVAEYILETYK